The following are encoded in a window of Fretibacter rubidus genomic DNA:
- the ppa gene encoding inorganic diphosphatase, whose product MDMSKIPAGENPPEDVNVIIEVPLGGEPIKYEMDKASGAMFVDRFLYTSMRYPCNYGFIPHTLSDDGDPTDVLVVGQRALVPGAVIRARPVGVLMMEDEAGIDEKIVAVPHQKLTPYYDKIQNYTDLPQVLQDRIPHFFAHYKDLEKEKWVKVLGWDSREKAHELILSGIKSHNAAA is encoded by the coding sequence ATGGATATGTCCAAAATCCCCGCTGGTGAGAACCCGCCGGAAGATGTTAATGTCATTATTGAAGTCCCCTTAGGGGGGGAGCCGATTAAATATGAAATGGACAAGGCCTCTGGCGCGATGTTCGTAGATCGTTTCCTTTATACCTCCATGCGCTATCCGTGTAATTACGGGTTTATTCCCCATACTTTGTCAGATGACGGTGACCCCACAGATGTCTTGGTGGTCGGGCAGCGTGCCCTTGTCCCGGGCGCTGTTATACGCGCGCGGCCCGTCGGCGTTTTAATGATGGAAGATGAAGCCGGCATAGACGAGAAGATTGTGGCTGTGCCGCATCAAAAGCTTACGCCTTATTATGACAAAATTCAAAACTACACAGATTTGCCGCAAGTCCTACAAGACCGCATCCCGCATTTCTTTGCCCATTACAAAGATTTGGAAAAAGAGAAATGGGTCAAGGTTCTTGGTTGGGACTCGCGCGAGAAGGCACATGAGCTTATACTATCGGGAATAAAGTCACATAACGCCGCTGCCTAA
- the rlmN gene encoding 23S rRNA (adenine(2503)-C(2))-methyltransferase RlmN — protein MPTTLLQTTDFTAGATPAPQDSRVNILGFSKKELQDAMADIGVEPKKQRMRASQIFQWMYHHGVRDFSAMTNIAKPMQAKLAQHFSLERPEIIERQVSVDGTRKYLIRMAPGIEVESVFIPDVSKTGALCVSSQVGCTLTCTFCHTGTQRLVRNLTAREIILQIIIARDDLDEWPTQQENRKLTNIVFMGMGEPLYNTEQVCQAVDIMSNETGLSIGRRRVTVSTSGVVPEIAHVGRRTGAMLAISLHAANDALREKIMPINRKYPLAELMQACRDYPGLSNARRITFEYVMLKGINDSPKHARELITLLQGIPAKVNLIPFNPWPGSEYECSDWETIERFGVIVNKSGLAAPIRTPRGRDILAACGQLKSESEKMRASERRALEKAAQSEAITDASPLKE, from the coding sequence ATGCCAACGACGCTTTTACAGACAACAGACTTTACCGCAGGGGCCACACCAGCCCCACAGGATAGCCGCGTCAACATTTTGGGCTTTAGCAAAAAAGAGCTGCAAGACGCAATGGCTGACATTGGTGTTGAGCCAAAAAAGCAGCGCATGCGTGCCAGTCAAATTTTCCAATGGATGTATCATCACGGCGTGCGTGATTTTTCCGCCATGACCAATATCGCCAAACCCATGCAGGCCAAACTCGCGCAACATTTCAGCCTTGAGCGCCCCGAGATTATTGAGCGTCAAGTCAGTGTCGACGGAACCCGCAAATACCTTATTCGTATGGCCCCTGGCATAGAGGTTGAGAGTGTCTTTATTCCTGATGTATCAAAGACGGGAGCGCTTTGCGTCTCTTCTCAAGTCGGTTGCACGCTAACTTGTACGTTTTGTCACACAGGCACACAGCGCCTTGTGCGGAACCTCACAGCGCGCGAAATTATCCTACAAATTATCATTGCCCGCGATGATTTGGATGAATGGCCAACGCAGCAGGAAAACCGCAAGCTGACGAACATCGTCTTTATGGGCATGGGCGAACCACTTTATAATACAGAGCAGGTTTGCCAAGCCGTTGACATTATGTCCAATGAAACAGGCCTGTCCATTGGACGGCGGCGGGTGACCGTCTCCACATCGGGCGTTGTACCTGAAATCGCCCATGTCGGACGGCGCACCGGGGCGATGCTCGCCATATCGCTTCACGCAGCTAATGATGCTTTGCGCGAAAAAATCATGCCAATTAACCGCAAATATCCACTCGCGGAACTCATGCAGGCCTGCCGTGATTATCCGGGGCTGTCTAACGCGCGGCGCATTACGTTTGAATATGTAATGCTAAAAGGCATTAACGACAGCCCGAAACATGCGCGAGAATTAATTACTTTGCTGCAAGGCATTCCTGCCAAAGTGAACCTGATCCCGTTTAATCCGTGGCCTGGCAGTGAATATGAATGCTCTGATTGGGAAACGATTGAACGCTTCGGCGTTATTGTGAATAAATCAGGGCTCGCCGCGCCCATCCGCACCCCCCGTGGCCGTGATATCTTGGCCGCCTGCGGACAATTGAAATCCGAGTCTGAAAAGATGCGCGCCAGCGAAAGACGCGCTTTAGAAAAAGCCGCGCAAAGCGAGGCGATTACAGATGCATCCCCCCTCAAAGAATAA
- a CDS encoding DUF350 domain-containing protein, whose translation MEPALNSLAQGFPWLIFYLLVVTVIYLVGIVIYTWLTPHKELKLVQDGNMAAAVSFSALVISLALPLAACLVNKIGLFDVALWGTVSLFLQLFLFRMTDALFRGMPERIEAGEVPAATVLAAFKIAGSIMLAVAIVG comes from the coding sequence ATGGAACCCGCACTCAATAGCCTCGCCCAAGGTTTCCCTTGGCTGATTTTCTACCTTCTGGTTGTCACAGTCATCTACCTTGTTGGGATTGTGATTTACACATGGCTAACCCCGCATAAAGAGCTTAAGCTTGTCCAAGACGGCAATATGGCCGCCGCCGTTTCGTTTTCGGCGCTAGTCATTAGTTTGGCCCTGCCGTTAGCCGCCTGTCTAGTCAATAAAATAGGCCTGTTTGATGTTGCGCTATGGGGTACGGTCAGCCTGTTTTTGCAGTTATTTTTATTCCGTATGACGGACGCGCTGTTCCGCGGTATGCCCGAGCGCATCGAAGCCGGCGAAGTCCCTGCGGCCACTGTGTTAGCCGCCTTTAAAATCGCAGGGTCTATTATGTTGGCCGTTGCGATTGTGGGCTAG
- a CDS encoding serine protease has translation MRFRIPDWSIYFLIVFLIYVNASRSAPEFDASTPPPELGPMLPGQSPRDTTVLVEMDAPSSGIGTAFAVDDKGTWLTARHVIDGCDSVGLNLGGGKTLRADAAISKNADIGVLRTKWKRDPLASDLYSRRQIGEHAYLMGFPQGRPGEVIGELLGRHRLLVRGRYQTEEAILAWTEVGRTRGLRGSIGGMSGGPVLDNDGEIIGIVAAESPRRGRVYTVAPISLQGIIPEGVKATAIPITNATYGLEADRYRRDRRIAQVICIVN, from the coding sequence ATGCGCTTTCGTATTCCCGATTGGTCTATTTATTTCCTAATCGTGTTTTTAATCTATGTGAACGCATCACGTAGTGCCCCTGAATTTGACGCCTCGACCCCGCCGCCAGAGCTGGGGCCGATGCTACCAGGACAAAGCCCGCGTGACACAACTGTTCTTGTTGAAATGGACGCGCCAAGTTCGGGTATCGGCACAGCCTTTGCTGTGGATGATAAAGGGACATGGTTGACCGCACGCCACGTCATTGACGGCTGTGATAGTGTCGGTCTTAATTTGGGTGGCGGTAAAACACTGCGCGCGGATGCGGCGATTTCAAAAAACGCAGACATTGGTGTACTGCGGACAAAATGGAAACGTGACCCGCTTGCCAGTGACTTATACTCCCGCCGCCAAATCGGAGAGCACGCCTATCTTATGGGGTTCCCGCAAGGACGCCCTGGTGAGGTGATTGGCGAGCTTTTAGGGCGTCACAGACTGCTTGTGCGTGGACGCTACCAGACAGAAGAAGCAATTTTGGCCTGGACCGAAGTCGGGCGTACACGCGGCTTGCGCGGCTCTATCGGCGGTATGAGCGGTGGGCCTGTTTTGGATAATGACGGTGAAATCATTGGTATTGTTGCCGCGGAAAGCCCGCGCCGTGGCCGTGTTTACACTGTGGCTCCAATATCGCTACAAGGCATTATTCCAGAAGGTGTTAAGGCCACAGCCATCCCCATTACCAATGCGACTTACGGATTAGAAGCCGACCGTTACCGCCGTGACCGCCGTATTGCGCAGGTTATCTGCATCGTGAATTAA
- a CDS encoding extensin family protein produces the protein MRRASRKHGAKRHIKRYVPLFKILVFLSLIGGIGWGIDKAVPHQHLPWRALDADRPVGLATKTQLFRVQLSPSQTCVNLALAAQDLSSVPADPKNVKDSPCGWGVARVHYGSGAVPLSPGEATMQCPLSLGSYIWSREIDTHAQKYLGADLSKIVHAGTYSCRRQRGNGSGAWSEHAFANAFDVTGFMLSDGRVISVLKDWDGDKDRRKFLRAVRDSACDIFRVTLSPDFNAAHKDHFHVDMGPSTSCR, from the coding sequence TTGCGCCGCGCGAGTCGTAAACACGGCGCAAAACGTCATATAAAACGTTACGTCCCACTTTTTAAAATCCTAGTTTTTCTGTCTCTTATCGGCGGGATTGGCTGGGGTATTGATAAAGCGGTTCCGCATCAGCATCTGCCGTGGCGCGCATTGGATGCAGACCGTCCTGTTGGGCTAGCGACGAAAACACAGCTCTTTCGTGTGCAATTGTCGCCCAGCCAGACATGCGTTAATCTGGCCCTTGCCGCGCAAGATTTATCCTCCGTTCCGGCTGATCCAAAAAATGTCAAAGATAGCCCCTGCGGCTGGGGCGTTGCGCGCGTGCATTACGGGTCGGGCGCGGTGCCGCTATCACCTGGCGAGGCCACGATGCAATGCCCGCTTAGCCTGGGCAGTTATATCTGGAGCCGAGAAATTGACACTCACGCACAAAAATATCTCGGCGCTGATTTGTCAAAAATCGTCCATGCAGGAACCTATAGCTGTCGCCGACAACGCGGCAATGGGTCAGGCGCATGGTCTGAACATGCCTTTGCCAATGCCTTTGATGTCACGGGATTTATGTTATCAGACGGGCGCGTTATCTCCGTTCTGAAAGATTGGGACGGGGATAAAGACCGCCGCAAGTTCCTGCGGGCTGTCCGCGATTCCGCCTGTGATATTTTCCGCGTTACGCTCAGCCCGGATTTCAACGCTGCCCATAAAGATCATTTTCATGTCGATATGGGACCCAGTACGTCCTGCCGTTAA